In Desulfovibrionales bacterium, one genomic interval encodes:
- a CDS encoding flagellar basal body rod C-terminal domain-containing protein: protein MLNAAYPALSAFQALGQKLGVTANNVANVNTNGFKKSRAVLQEADPSGVTVSINKINTPGVPLPAEDGTVETQESSNVALEEEMTGLMTVQRAYTANLKAIKAEDELLGKLFDVFA from the coding sequence ATGTTGAATGCTGCATATCCGGCCTTATCTGCCTTTCAAGCACTGGGACAGAAGCTTGGGGTTACGGCTAATAATGTCGCCAATGTGAACACAAATGGGTTTAAAAAAAGTCGGGCCGTCCTCCAGGAAGCCGATCCGTCCGGCGTTACCGTATCGATAAACAAGATTAATACGCCCGGTGTTCCCTTGCCGGCTGAAGATGGGACTGTTGAAACTCAGGAATCATCTAATGTAGCCCTGGAGGAAGAGATGACCGGTCTTATGACCGTACAACGGGCCTACACCGCTAATCTCAAGGCCATAAAGGCTGAAGATGAGCTCCTGGGAAAGCTGTTCGATGTGTTCGCCTGA